The genomic segment TGATTGTGCGGTAGCATCAAGTGATTGTCCAATCAACTTTTCTGCAATTTGAACAGAGATATTGGCAACTTCGCCTTTAACTGAATTAAGGGCTTCTTTACGTTCTTGCTCAATATCTTCTTTTGCACGTTTTTTCAAGCTAGTTGCTTCTTCATTCGCAGTTGCAAGGACTTTTGCACGATTTTGGGTGGCAGTATCGTTGGCAACTTGAATGATGTTAGCAGCTTCTTCTTTTGAACCAGCAAGCTCTGCTTGTCTTTGTTTAACTAAATCAGCTGCTTGTTTGTTGTTAGCTTCCGCTGCATCAATATCATCTGAAATTTTCTTTGCACGAACAGCAAAGACACCAGTGATTGCTTTCCATGCAAAAGCGCGGAGCAAAATCAGCAAGATGATAAATGCACCACTCACGACAATAACGTTACCGAGAACGGTGTTCGGAGCAGCTTCTAATAATGTTGTTGGCAATTTCTACTCCTTTCTTAATGTTCTGCTATAATTTTGTGGCTAATGTAAAGATTTGTCAAAAGGACAAATACATAAGCTTGGAGGGCTGAGATGAAAAGTGAAAAGCCAATCCATGCAATAGCCAAAATCCAAACTACTGGGAGGATAAAAATATTGGAATGAATCATTTCAGCAATCAAGCCAAGCATGATTTCACCCGCAAAAATATTCCCATAAAGACGGAGTCCAAGCGAAAGAACATTGGTAAATTCTTCCAATATATTCATTGGAAGAAGAAATTTTGGTTCTTTCCAGAAGGCAACTTTGAGATAACCTTTGAAACCAAATTTTTCTACCCCAAGCAAATTGGCAAGGACGATTACAAGTACTGCGAGTGTCAAATCCACAGCTGAGTTCGCTGTTGGTGATTTCCAAAGTGCAATACCACTTGGTGTATCAATTTTTGTCATTAAGCCTAAGCAGTTAGCAATAAGAAGGAAAGAAAATAGGGTAAAGTTCATGAGAGAAAAACGCGGTGCTTCATATGGGCCCACATTCTCTTTAGAAATGCCGTTGACAAAATCAACGACCCACTCAAGAACATTTTGTTTCCCTGTTGGTTTGAGCTGCATTTTGCGGCTCGCCCAGAATACCAGACCGAAGACAATGAGGACGGTCAAGATAGTCATCGTTGTGACTGTACCGTCGAATGGAATAGGTCCGATATTAAAGGTCCATGTTGATTCCATACTTGTTCTTCCTTTCTGTATTTAAAATTTCCATATTAGAAAATTTTATTGGAAAAGGAATGCCATAGCAAGGGCAATGAAGAATGTACCTTCAACGAAGGCAATACCCATGAACATTGAACCACGAAGTTTTCCTTCAAGTTCTGGCTGGCGTGCAACTGATTTCAAAAAGCTTGATACAATCAAACCATCCCCAATAGCTGCGCCGAGTGCTGCTGTACCAATAGCAAGTGCTGCGATGTCTCCATGCATTATAAGTTCCTCTTTTCTATTTCGCGATTTTCGCAATTTTATTTACTAAGAAATTCTACTACTATTCATAGTTTTTGTCAAAGACTAGCTTGAAATTTTCATAGTTTTTCATCAATTATATCTTTTTTGTCTTTGAAAGCGTTTGTTCTTTTTGAATTTATGTTTATTATCCGCTTTTTTATGGGAATCACTAGATGTTAACATATGTTTTTCATTTTTGTTAATAGCATTAAAGATTTTATATTAAACGTTCTTCTTGGACATAGTTTATAGGAAGCCATTTTAGAACTTCTTCGATATATTTTGTCCAATAGTACCAGTCATGTGTACCAGAAGATTTTTCATAAGT from the Lactococcus allomyrinae genome contains:
- the atpF gene encoding F0F1 ATP synthase subunit B; the encoded protein is MPTTLLEAAPNTVLGNVIVVSGAFIILLILLRAFAWKAITGVFAVRAKKISDDIDAAEANNKQAADLVKQRQAELAGSKEEAANIIQVANDTATQNRAKVLATANEEATSLKKRAKEDIEQERKEALNSVKGEVANISVQIAEKLIGQSLDATAQSELIDSYLAKLGE
- the atpB gene encoding F0F1 ATP synthase subunit A, whose amino-acid sequence is MESTWTFNIGPIPFDGTVTTMTILTVLIVFGLVFWASRKMQLKPTGKQNVLEWVVDFVNGISKENVGPYEAPRFSLMNFTLFSFLLIANCLGLMTKIDTPSGIALWKSPTANSAVDLTLAVLVIVLANLLGVEKFGFKGYLKVAFWKEPKFLLPMNILEEFTNVLSLGLRLYGNIFAGEIMLGLIAEMIHSNIFILPVVWILAIAWIGFSLFISALQAYVFVLLTNLYISHKIIAEH
- a CDS encoding F0F1 ATP synthase subunit C, which produces MHGDIAALAIGTAALGAAIGDGLIVSSFLKSVARQPELEGKLRGSMFMGIAFVEGTFFIALAMAFLFQ